From the genome of Papaver somniferum cultivar HN1 unplaced genomic scaffold, ASM357369v1 unplaced-scaffold_75, whole genome shotgun sequence, one region includes:
- the LOC113344198 gene encoding (-)-alpha-terpineol synthase-like — protein MISAMSQIIHYPLLNSSSPSCSSSSLRSPFTSTPFSSRLPVSTKRLAQSEDSVHFQYQPAIWDNHFVESVPKTNYMAIIHKTDTELPVKNIKQQVKGLLKNAVKPLEKLELIDAIQRLGMSYFIEEEILKILEDMYHDRDDAQKMKDNLYATSLRFRLFRQYGFYESQDVFDEFRHAEGGFKETIVYDIKGMLSLFEAAHLLMKGESILSEAILLTRKYLSENGSNKKTPFHWRVPRSETRFYIEAYESQNDMNPPLLELAKVNFNMVQAQHKMELMHVLRWWNDMGIAKELYFARDRLVECFLSNIGACWEPRQGRCREWVTKIMSFALVIDDIYDSHGSLEELELFTVAIDRWDSKAVENLPYYMKICFLALFNTVNEMAFEILSEQQFDILPHLTKSLANSVKAMLTEAKWCHNEYVPTFMEYQHNGSVSSVGYVFLMAAYFTTNRSISDDALQAFENNHPLIYYSCLLCRLSNDLATSSAEVKRGEVASSIYCYMQETNVSENARET, from the exons ATGATCTCTGCAATGTCTCAAATTATTCACTATCCACTCCTAAATTCTTCTTCCCCATCTTGTTCTTCATCATCGTTACGGTCCCCTTTCACCTCCACCCCATTCTCGAGCCGGTTGCCTGTTAGCACCAAACGCCTTGCACAATCAGAAGACTCCGTGCACTTTCAGTACCAACCTGCAATTTGGGATAACCATTTTGTTGAATCAGTACCAAAGACTAATTACATGGCGATCATT CACAAAACAGATACGGAATTACCCGTGAAGAACATAAAACAACAAGTGAAGGGTTTGCTTAAGAATGCAGTAAAACCACTGGAGAAGCTTGAGTTGATCGATGCGATTCAAAGACTCGGAATGAGTTACTTTATAGAGGAAGAGATTCTCAAAATCCTAGAGGACATGTACCATGACCGTGACGATGCACAGAAGATGAAAGATAACTTATATGCAACTTCTCTCAGATTTAGGCTTTTTAGGCAGTATGGTTTTTATGAATCTCAAG ATGTTTTTGACGAATTCAGACACGCGGAAGGTGGGTTCAAGGAAACTATTGTTTACGATATAAAGGGAATGCTGAGTTTATTTGAAGCGGCACATCTGCTTATGAAAGGGGAAAGCATCTTAAGTGAAGCCATACTCCTCACAAGAAAATATCTATCGGAAAATGGAAGCAACAAAA AGACACCATTTCACTGGAGGGTTCCAAGATCGGAAACTAGGTTTTACATTGAAGCATATGAGTCTCAAAATGATATGAATCCTCCTCTTCTTGAATTGGCTAAAGTAAATTTTAACATGGTTCAGGCTCAACACAAGATGGAACTCATGCATGTATTAAG ATGGTGGAATGATATGGGGATTGCAAAGGAATTGTATTTTGCAAGAGATCGATTGGTTGAGTGCTTCTTATCAAATATTGGGGCTTGTTGGGAGCCACGACAAGGACGTTGTAGAGAATGGGTCACCAAAATTATGAGCTTTGCTCTAGTAATCGATGACATCTATGATTCTCATGGATCTTTAGAAGAACTAGAACTATTTACCGTTGCTATTGACAG GTGGGATTCCAAAGCCGTGGAGAACCTGCCATATTACATGAAGATATGTTTCTTAGCCCTCTTCAACACCGTGAATGAAATGGCTTTCGAGATActcagtgaacaacaatttgACATCTTACCGCACTTAACCAAATCG TTGGCCAATTCGGTGAAGGCAATGTTGACAGAAGCAAAATGGTGCCATAATGAGTATGTCCCAACTTTTATGGAATATCAGCATAATGGGTCGGTGTCATCTGTTGGATATGTCTTTCTAATGGCTGCATATTTCACGACTAATCGAAGCATCAGTGATGATGCATTACAAGCCTTCGAAAACAATCAtcctctaatatattattcatgTTTGCTGTGTCGACTTTCAAATGATCTCGCAACGTCTTCG GCAGAGGTAAAAAGAGGTGAAGTGGCGTCATCCATATACTGCTATATGCAAGAAACAAACGTCTCCGAAAATGCTCGTGAAACGTAA